A portion of the Bombina bombina isolate aBomBom1 chromosome 9, aBomBom1.pri, whole genome shotgun sequence genome contains these proteins:
- the LOC128639905 gene encoding uncharacterized protein LOC128639905 isoform X1, whose amino-acid sequence MKAMANSPIPLEPPIPALLKDDKYHLFISYSSGDSIWVYGLIRKLEDTFPILKICYHERDFLPGKTIIDNMVESIQSSQKILMVLSPDFVRSRWCLFEANLSFFRDCMGHKAIIPIMLRPCPMPLHLSHLTYLEAEDEQFFDKLCQVALTANDQMIHCSLVHYQSPLLYSGKAILTLNLVNEDREPWQLAVFSNSVPDSLRAFVDDDDLYKEAVDIVNSATISFSCLRFMACKVFLCIILILITCFCILFFLSGIMDSPLLTGEAMVFLLSPVALTVVILMPILFIKVVCWNKVNVRKITKQMVLKTGEANLILMKTSLLAGYSVTAQLFFVYVSLQKCRETFEITFGSDSVLATKMWRKAIVNYSSDYTCCLAKKHFPLNCVDSPGHQEGCVCFCQYF is encoded by the coding sequence ATGAAAGCCATGGCAAACTCTCCAATCCCTCTGGAACCCCCAATCCCTGCTTTGTTGAAGGATGACAAGTACCATTTGTTTATTAGCTACAGCAGTGGAGATTCTATCTGGGTCTACGGTCTTATTCGTAAATTAGAAGATACCTTCCCTATCCTGAAGATCTGTTATCACGAAAGGGACTTTCTCCCAGGGAAGACCATCATAGACAATATGGTTGAGAGCATACAAAGCAGCCAAAAAATCCTGATGGTTTTGAGTCCAGATTTTGTACGCAGTCGCTGGTGCCTCTTTGAAGCTAATCTCTCCTTCTTCCGAGATTGTATGGGACACAAAGCCATCATTCCCATCATGCTCAGGCCATGCCCAATGCCCCTTCATCTCAGTCACTTGACTTACCTGGAGGCAGAAGATGAACAGTTCTTTGACAAACTGTGCCAGGTCGCTTTGACTGCTAATGATCAAATGATTCATTGTAGCTTGGTTCATTATCAGTCGCCTTTGTTGTACAGTGGAAAGGCAATTCTCACTCTCAATCTTGTCAATGAAGACAGAGAACCTTGGCAGCTTGCAGTTTTCTCCAATTCTGTCCCTGACTCACTGAGAGCATTTGTGGATGACGATGACCTCTATAAGGAAGCTGTTGATATAGTTAACAGTGCAACAATTTCCTTTTCTTGCCTACGATTTATGGCCTGTAAAGTGTTTCTTTGTATTATCTTAATTTTAATAACAtgtttttgtatccttttttttctttcaggtaTTATGGATAGTCCATTATTAACAGGAGAAGCAATGGTATTCTTACTTTCACCAGTTGCTCTGACTGTAGTGATCTTAATGCCAATTTTATTCATTAAAGTTGTATGCTGGAATAAAGTTAATGTTAGGAAAATTACAAAGCAGATGGTCCTGAAGACAGGAGAGGCAAACCTCATCTTGATGAAGACCTCTCTCTTGGCTGGGTACTCTGTCACAGCTCAGTTGTTCTTTGTCTATGTCTCCTTACAGAAATGCAGAGAGACATTTGAGATCACCTTTGGCAGTGACAGTGTCTTGGCTACAAAGATGTGGAGAAAAGCCATTGTTAATTACTCTTCTGATTACACCTGTTGTTTGGCCAAGAAACATTTTCCTTTAAATTGTGTTGACTCCCCTGGACACCAGGAAGGGTGTGTATGCTTCTGTCAGtatttttga
- the LOC128639905 gene encoding toll-like receptor 2 isoform X2, with product MKAMANSPIPLEPPIPALLKDDKYHLFISYSSGDSIWVYGLIRKLEDTFPILKICYHERDFLPGKTIIDNMVESIQSSQKILMVLSPDFVRSRWCLFEANLSFFRDCMGHKAIIPIMLRPCPMPLHLSHLTYLEAEDEQFFDKLCQVALTANDQMIHCSLVHYQSPLLYSGKAILTLNLVNEDREPWQLAVFSNSVPDSLRAFVDDDDLYKEAVDIVNSATISFSCLRFMASSVQFI from the coding sequence ATGAAAGCCATGGCAAACTCTCCAATCCCTCTGGAACCCCCAATCCCTGCTTTGTTGAAGGATGACAAGTACCATTTGTTTATTAGCTACAGCAGTGGAGATTCTATCTGGGTCTACGGTCTTATTCGTAAATTAGAAGATACCTTCCCTATCCTGAAGATCTGTTATCACGAAAGGGACTTTCTCCCAGGGAAGACCATCATAGACAATATGGTTGAGAGCATACAAAGCAGCCAAAAAATCCTGATGGTTTTGAGTCCAGATTTTGTACGCAGTCGCTGGTGCCTCTTTGAAGCTAATCTCTCCTTCTTCCGAGATTGTATGGGACACAAAGCCATCATTCCCATCATGCTCAGGCCATGCCCAATGCCCCTTCATCTCAGTCACTTGACTTACCTGGAGGCAGAAGATGAACAGTTCTTTGACAAACTGTGCCAGGTCGCTTTGACTGCTAATGATCAAATGATTCATTGTAGCTTGGTTCATTATCAGTCGCCTTTGTTGTACAGTGGAAAGGCAATTCTCACTCTCAATCTTGTCAATGAAGACAGAGAACCTTGGCAGCTTGCAGTTTTCTCCAATTCTGTCCCTGACTCACTGAGAGCATTTGTGGATGACGATGACCTCTATAAGGAAGCTGTTGATATAGTTAACAGTGCAACAATTTCCTTTTCTTGCCTACGATTTATGGCCT